A genome region from Marinobacter panjinensis includes the following:
- a CDS encoding DUF4124 domain-containing protein: MLMKWLIRLAFPALGVLVALMFFGLNDPAETSSKAAETQANVDIPSFEGLVPSPVPTEGPDIVFKWQDSDGSWHYADKPPAQGPWNALAIERTDNKTLGPPASDPETDWQSPYRAPFSLSPNTANNGS, encoded by the coding sequence ATGTTGATGAAATGGCTGATCCGGCTGGCGTTTCCCGCACTGGGCGTTCTTGTTGCGTTAATGTTCTTTGGCCTTAACGACCCCGCGGAAACGTCATCCAAGGCTGCAGAAACACAAGCAAATGTGGACATTCCCTCGTTCGAGGGGCTGGTCCCTTCTCCCGTGCCCACTGAGGGACCGGATATCGTTTTCAAGTGGCAGGACAGCGACGGTAGCTGGCATTACGCCGACAAACCGCCAGCCCAGGGCCCATGGAATGCGCTGGCCATAGAACGGACAGACAACAAAACCCTGGGACCACCAGCCTCCGACCCGGAAACCGACTGGCAGTCGCCCTACCGGGCGCCGTTCTCACTGTCTCCGAACACCGCCAACAACGGCAGTTAA
- a CDS encoding TIGR02444 family protein, translating to MSCSSGSKIPEDADPENPLWHFACRFWESPRAQEMCLELQSRGWSVTRILCAIWLASSGYRFTGRESRSVTDWRSQVTGPLRSARKYITKTNPHTAMVRECIARSELEAERVELALAYQSLVSDTNTGSSEEPTASLARNNLLAAAPEGNMDNGTGRLLDTLARELSILAKGDNGPC from the coding sequence ATGTCGTGTAGTAGCGGGAGCAAGATACCTGAGGATGCTGATCCGGAAAACCCGTTATGGCATTTTGCCTGCCGATTCTGGGAATCGCCCCGGGCACAGGAAATGTGTCTGGAGCTGCAGAGCCGGGGCTGGAGTGTTACCCGGATTCTATGCGCGATCTGGCTTGCGTCCTCTGGCTACAGATTTACCGGCCGGGAGAGTCGCTCGGTAACAGACTGGCGAAGCCAGGTTACCGGGCCACTCAGGTCTGCGAGAAAATACATAACGAAAACCAACCCTCACACTGCTATGGTGAGGGAATGCATAGCCCGCAGCGAACTTGAAGCAGAGCGGGTCGAGCTGGCGCTGGCTTATCAGTCCCTGGTTTCAGACACAAATACAGGCTCCAGCGAGGAACCCACGGCCAGTCTGGCCCGGAATAACCTTCTTGCTGCAGCACCGGAGGGTAACATGGATAACGGGACCGGCAGACTGCTGGACACACTCGCCAGAGAACTGTCGATACTCGCAAAGGGAGATAACGGGCCATGTTGA